The following proteins come from a genomic window of Synechococcus sp. MW101C3:
- a CDS encoding efflux RND transporter periplasmic adaptor subunit, which translates to MGTGIALCVAAVGWLLMQQRQTQARQVALAQQTAPVERSDLVLKVTAAGSIRPTTPVNISPKQPGRVTFLAVDQGDRVSAGQILARMDNSNLRGTWLRAKGVVAAAEANLNRLQAGNRPQEIEAARRNLQAALADQIAISSSYRSNQQLYGSGAIATVTFDASRSAFLAGEARVGALRAQLNLVQAGARREDIAAAQAQLLQAQGDLVSVQAQLEDTVIRAPFTGVITQKYADVGAFVTPTTSASATSSATSSSILALASELEAVANVAEMDVGEIQPGQQVELQVDAFPGELFRGTVRLVAPEAVVEANVTSFQVRIALSPEAASKLRSGMNLTANVLVGNRANALLIPTPSIVSESGGSGVMVLGGDKQPVFRPVTVGATLGARTEVLKGLKEGDRVYVSAPGQRQPNSRPVSSVSPLQQPRGPGRLPR; encoded by the coding sequence GTGGGAACGGGAATCGCCCTCTGTGTGGCCGCGGTCGGTTGGCTGCTGATGCAGCAGCGTCAGACGCAGGCCAGGCAAGTCGCACTGGCACAGCAGACAGCGCCCGTGGAGCGCAGTGATCTGGTGTTGAAGGTCACGGCCGCTGGCTCGATCCGACCCACCACACCGGTGAACATCAGCCCGAAGCAGCCGGGTCGGGTCACCTTCCTGGCCGTGGATCAGGGCGATCGGGTGAGCGCTGGTCAGATCCTGGCGCGTATGGACAACAGCAACCTTCGCGGCACCTGGCTGCGGGCGAAGGGAGTGGTGGCGGCTGCAGAGGCGAACCTGAACAGGCTGCAAGCCGGCAACAGACCTCAGGAGATTGAGGCGGCCAGACGCAATCTGCAGGCGGCGCTGGCCGATCAGATCGCGATCAGCTCCAGCTATCGCAGCAACCAGCAGCTGTATGGCTCCGGCGCGATTGCGACCGTGACCTTCGACGCCAGCCGCTCAGCGTTTCTTGCCGGTGAGGCACGGGTGGGGGCATTGCGGGCGCAGCTGAACCTGGTGCAGGCCGGCGCCCGCCGTGAAGACATCGCAGCCGCCCAAGCACAGCTGCTGCAGGCACAGGGAGATCTTGTTTCGGTGCAGGCGCAGTTGGAGGACACCGTGATCCGTGCGCCCTTCACCGGGGTGATCACCCAGAAGTACGCAGATGTGGGGGCGTTTGTGACGCCCACCACCTCTGCCAGTGCCACCAGCTCGGCCACCTCTTCATCGATCCTGGCGCTGGCCAGTGAGCTGGAGGCGGTGGCCAATGTGGCGGAGATGGATGTGGGGGAGATCCAGCCAGGCCAGCAGGTGGAGCTGCAGGTGGATGCGTTTCCCGGTGAGCTGTTTCGCGGCACGGTCAGGTTGGTGGCGCCAGAAGCGGTTGTGGAGGCCAACGTCACCAGCTTTCAGGTGCGGATTGCCCTGAGCCCGGAAGCCGCCAGCAAGCTGCGCTCAGGAATGAACCTCACCGCCAATGTGCTGGTGGGCAATCGAGCCAACGCCCTGTTGATCCCTACCCCGTCGATCGTGAGCGAGAGCGGTGGCTCTGGGGTGATGGTGTTGGGGGGCGACAAGCAGCCTGTGTTCCGTCCGGTGACGGTGGGAGCCACGTTGGGCGCCAGAACGGAGGTGCTCAAGGGCCTCAAGGAAGGCGATCGGGTATATGTGTCGGCCCCGGGCCAACGCCAGCCCAACAGCCGCCCGGTGTCGAGCGTGTCGCCACTGCAGCAGCCGCGTGGCCCGGGAAGGTTGCCGCGCTGA
- a CDS encoding bifunctional 2-polyprenyl-6-hydroxyphenol methylase/3-demethylubiquinol 3-O-methyltransferase UbiG: MQVDRSNGWEAVAARFVAERSSIGAATVRSWCRALPAGASVLDLGCGCGVPISAALMAEGCNVSAVDASPSMVAAFRQRFPLGRVACEPVEDSSFFNNAFHGVVAVGLLFLLPADGQRSLIRRVSAALRPGGRFLFTAPVQAVAWTDTMMGGHCVSLGDEAYRRALAAAGLQVVGEFVDEGENHYYDVCRMG, translated from the coding sequence GTGCAGGTTGATCGATCCAATGGCTGGGAAGCCGTAGCGGCCCGTTTTGTGGCCGAGCGCTCCTCGATTGGTGCCGCCACCGTGCGCAGCTGGTGCCGGGCCTTGCCGGCAGGTGCTTCGGTTCTTGATCTGGGCTGCGGTTGTGGCGTGCCGATTTCTGCTGCCCTGATGGCCGAAGGCTGCAATGTGTCAGCCGTGGATGCCTCTCCCTCCATGGTGGCTGCGTTTCGGCAGCGCTTTCCCCTGGGGAGGGTGGCGTGCGAGCCCGTGGAAGATTCCAGTTTCTTCAACAACGCATTCCACGGAGTTGTGGCCGTTGGCCTGTTGTTTCTGCTGCCAGCTGATGGGCAGCGCTCACTGATCCGTCGCGTCTCTGCTGCTCTGCGGCCTGGTGGCCGCTTTCTGTTCACCGCTCCTGTGCAGGCGGTGGCCTGGACAGACACGATGATGGGCGGTCACTGCGTCTCCCTCGGGGATGAGGCGTACCGTCGCGCCCTTGCCGCCGCTGGCCTGCAGGTTGTTGGTGAGTTTGTGGATGAAGGAGAGAACCACTACTACGACGTCTGCCGCATGGGCTGA
- a CDS encoding ABC transporter permease: protein MASTGRQRRPSRQRGDLGESLAMAWSSLLANRMRSALTMLGVIIGIGAVISMVTIGRGAQQQTEAQLKSLGSNLIFVQSGVATGRGPVSPGAGSATTLIWDDARAIAESCGAVVAVAPNLSQRSQVVLAERNTNTTILGSTPDYVVVRDFLPLTGRFFNTAELDQSARVAVLGQTVVDSLGLTAASAPNSMIRIRGETFTVIGTLEFKGSTGFRDQDDQVLIPLTTMASRIVGVNTTAGVSVDSIAVSARSAESMADAEYQITNLLRLRHRIVPPLVDDFSIRNQADLVNASNAVANVFTGLLGGSAAISLLVGGIGIMNIMLVSVTERTREIGIRRAIGARCSDILRQFLIESTVLSLVGGVLGVLLGVVASLAINAAFGWSSGIALDAVGWSLAFCLVIGVFFGAYPANKAAQLDPITALRSD, encoded by the coding sequence ATGGCATCCACTGGTCGGCAACGGCGGCCCAGCCGGCAGCGCGGCGATCTGGGCGAGAGCCTCGCCATGGCCTGGTCTTCGCTGCTGGCCAATCGGATGCGCTCCGCCCTCACGATGCTGGGAGTGATCATCGGCATCGGTGCCGTGATCAGCATGGTGACGATCGGCCGTGGCGCCCAGCAGCAAACAGAAGCCCAGTTGAAATCACTGGGCTCGAACCTGATCTTTGTACAGAGCGGTGTGGCCACGGGCCGAGGGCCGGTTTCCCCTGGGGCAGGCTCCGCCACCACGTTGATCTGGGACGATGCCAGGGCGATCGCTGAATCGTGCGGGGCTGTTGTCGCTGTTGCCCCCAACCTTTCCCAACGCAGCCAGGTGGTGCTGGCTGAGCGCAACACAAACACCACCATCCTGGGCAGTACGCCTGATTATGTCGTCGTCCGTGATTTTCTGCCACTCACCGGTCGCTTCTTCAACACGGCTGAACTTGATCAATCGGCCAGGGTGGCTGTGCTTGGCCAGACTGTGGTGGACAGCCTTGGCCTGACGGCCGCCTCTGCCCCCAACAGCATGATCCGCATCCGTGGGGAAACATTCACGGTGATCGGAACGCTGGAATTCAAGGGCAGCACCGGTTTCCGCGATCAGGATGATCAGGTGCTGATCCCTCTCACCACGATGGCCTCGCGCATCGTGGGGGTCAATACCACGGCTGGAGTGTCCGTTGACAGCATTGCCGTATCGGCGCGATCGGCGGAAAGCATGGCTGATGCTGAGTATCAGATCACCAACCTGCTGCGTCTTCGGCACCGGATCGTGCCGCCTCTGGTGGACGACTTCTCCATCCGTAACCAGGCAGACCTGGTGAATGCCTCGAACGCCGTGGCCAATGTGTTCACCGGATTGCTGGGTGGATCAGCAGCCATCTCCCTGCTGGTGGGTGGCATCGGCATCATGAACATCATGCTGGTGTCCGTCACCGAACGCACCAGGGAGATCGGCATTCGTCGCGCCATCGGGGCGCGCTGCAGCGACATCCTGCGTCAATTCCTGATCGAGTCGACCGTGTTGTCGTTGGTGGGCGGAGTGCTGGGTGTTCTGCTGGGTGTGGTGGCCTCACTAGCCATCAATGCGGCGTTTGGCTGGAGCAGCGGCATTGCCCTGGATGCGGTGGGATGGTCGCTGGCCTTCTGCCTGGTGATTGGTGTGTTCTTCGGGGCCTATCCCGCCAACAAGGCGGCCCAGCTGGATCCGATCACAGCCCTGCGGAGCGATTGA
- a CDS encoding DUF1350 family protein, translating into MKFHPLHFGWAALPAHPHAIVIFLGGAFFGSFPTVFYRAYLRDIYEAGYGIVALPFRFSLRHWDISLSLASYQSELRAEVAALLMADGLQNEPVCSVDYLWIAHSLGCKYVALLELLSDSEEISKSDNIISALKLEVPEQADELLNKLSQLDAHIISLRDQQQILVDPVIADLEAAIPLPFLRSIFDSVLKVHPSQAMTIELIKSSALFSITSVLSLASRTAELTLNQLAKISKIQSDRMRPPIQLIPIKLSRSAPLFGRHLSILGYKRTDQGIRDETLSILEKSRVASASRACSESRDCGALTGG; encoded by the coding sequence ATGAAGTTTCACCCTCTCCATTTTGGCTGGGCCGCTCTTCCGGCTCACCCCCATGCGATCGTGATTTTCTTGGGCGGGGCATTCTTCGGCTCCTTCCCTACTGTGTTTTACCGCGCCTATCTTCGGGATATCTACGAAGCTGGCTACGGAATTGTTGCTCTTCCATTCCGGTTTTCCCTTCGCCATTGGGATATTTCCCTGTCCCTCGCCAGTTACCAGTCTGAGCTTAGAGCGGAAGTGGCAGCTCTACTTATGGCAGATGGCCTGCAGAATGAACCAGTCTGTTCGGTTGACTACCTCTGGATTGCCCATAGTCTTGGCTGTAAGTATGTGGCACTGCTTGAGCTTCTTAGTGACAGCGAAGAGATCTCCAAGTCGGACAATATCATTTCGGCATTGAAGCTGGAAGTTCCAGAGCAGGCTGACGAACTCTTGAATAAGCTAAGCCAGCTCGATGCCCATATTATTTCTCTACGCGATCAGCAGCAGATCCTGGTTGATCCTGTTATTGCTGATCTAGAGGCAGCAATCCCTTTGCCTTTCCTGAGGAGTATCTTCGATTCTGTATTGAAGGTCCATCCATCTCAAGCAATGACTATAGAGCTTATCAAATCATCGGCTTTGTTTTCCATTACGTCCGTTCTTTCTTTGGCCAGTCGCACTGCAGAGTTAACCTTGAATCAACTTGCCAAGATTAGCAAGATCCAGAGTGATAGAATGAGGCCTCCAATCCAATTAATTCCGATAAAGCTCAGTAGATCTGCGCCATTGTTCGGTCGTCATTTATCTATCTTGGGATACAAGAGAACAGATCAGGGAATTCGAGATGAAACTCTCTCTATTCTTGAAAAGTCTCGAGTAGCTTCAGCTTCCCGCGCATGTTCTGAATCAAGAGACTGTGGAGCTCTCACGGGAGGTTGA
- a CDS encoding formylglycine-generating enzyme family protein has translation MATEANLSLSYLRADASFSEGLLVVVVLVLSLALLLLRALPAQAAISCPAGMQPIAGGRFLIGAAGLLPEESEAAVQVRPFCLGRTEVSNHDFAAFVAATGYRTQAEGPLPAEQFPALSAAERAPGSVVFKPPSMHAQLQEWSGWEWVPGADWRHPQGPGSSIDTLGDHPVVQVSVADAEAYAAWAGAALPSEAQWEFAARGGLKDRVFSWGNTWRPGQANTWQGEFPLSNSGEDGYLGTAPVASFPANGYGLYDMIGNVWEWTSDWYQPDHAAVDGGLDPRVVDEAASLDPREPGVAKHVIKGGSFLCAPNFCSRFRPAAREAESPDTGTSHIGFRLVSPPLPVSHG, from the coding sequence ATGGCCACTGAAGCGAACCTCTCGTTGTCCTATCTCCGTGCCGATGCCTCGTTTTCGGAGGGTTTGCTGGTCGTGGTTGTGCTGGTGCTCAGCCTGGCCCTGCTCCTGTTGCGGGCTTTGCCCGCCCAGGCCGCCATCAGCTGCCCGGCCGGGATGCAGCCCATCGCCGGCGGCCGCTTCCTGATCGGGGCCGCCGGGCTCCTGCCAGAGGAATCCGAGGCCGCGGTGCAGGTCCGCCCCTTCTGCCTGGGCCGCACTGAAGTGAGCAACCACGACTTCGCCGCCTTTGTGGCCGCCACCGGCTACCGCACGCAGGCCGAAGGTCCGCTGCCCGCGGAGCAGTTCCCGGCTCTATCTGCAGCGGAGCGCGCCCCTGGTTCGGTGGTGTTCAAGCCGCCTTCCATGCACGCCCAGCTTCAGGAATGGAGTGGCTGGGAGTGGGTTCCGGGCGCCGACTGGCGCCATCCCCAGGGCCCCGGCAGTTCCATCGACACCCTTGGCGATCACCCCGTCGTGCAGGTGTCGGTGGCAGATGCGGAGGCTTATGCCGCCTGGGCTGGTGCGGCGCTTCCATCGGAAGCTCAGTGGGAGTTCGCTGCTCGCGGCGGCCTCAAGGATCGTGTCTTCAGCTGGGGGAACACCTGGCGTCCTGGCCAGGCCAACACCTGGCAGGGGGAGTTTCCCCTCTCCAATTCCGGCGAGGATGGCTATCTGGGTACTGCTCCGGTGGCCAGCTTCCCCGCGAATGGCTACGGCCTGTACGACATGATCGGCAACGTCTGGGAATGGACCAGCGACTGGTACCAACCAGACCATGCCGCCGTCGACGGCGGCCTCGACCCCCGTGTGGTCGATGAAGCCGCCAGCCTCGATCCGCGCGAGCCTGGTGTGGCCAAGCATGTGATCAAGGGCGGCTCGTTCCTCTGCGCCCCCAACTTCTGCAGCCGTTTCCGCCCGGCGGCCAGGGAGGCCGAAAGCCCTGACACCGGCACCTCCCATATCGGCTTCCGTCTTGTTTCCCCGCCGCTTCCCGTCTCCCATGGATAA
- a CDS encoding ABC transporter ATP-binding protein, whose translation MLQLRSISKAYQLGEQELTILHDINLTVLRGEYTAIVGTSGSGKSTLMNILGCLEQPSTGEYYFDARAISKLSDNDRTDLRNLQIGFVFQQFNLLPRLSALQNVMLPMVYAGYSPLERRERAETLLERVGLADRLANRPNQLSGGQQQRVAIARALVNQPQVLLADEPTGALDSRTGGEVIELISGLHAGGLTIVLVTHDASVAQNSERIIQIQDGRITADQATRNAA comes from the coding sequence ATGCTGCAACTTCGCAGTATTTCCAAGGCCTATCAACTGGGTGAGCAGGAGCTGACGATCCTTCATGACATCAACCTCACAGTGCTCCGCGGTGAATACACAGCGATTGTGGGCACCTCCGGTTCAGGCAAATCGACACTGATGAACATCCTCGGTTGCCTGGAGCAACCGAGCACGGGGGAGTACTACTTCGACGCCCGTGCGATCAGCAAGCTCAGCGACAACGACCGCACAGATCTACGTAACCTGCAGATCGGCTTCGTGTTCCAGCAATTCAATCTTCTTCCTCGCCTCAGCGCCCTGCAGAATGTGATGCTGCCGATGGTCTATGCAGGGTATTCACCCCTGGAGCGACGTGAGCGTGCGGAAACACTGCTGGAGCGCGTGGGGCTGGCTGATCGCCTGGCCAACCGGCCCAATCAACTCTCCGGCGGCCAGCAGCAGCGAGTGGCGATCGCCCGCGCGCTTGTGAACCAGCCGCAGGTGCTTCTGGCCGATGAACCAACCGGCGCACTCGATTCACGCACGGGCGGGGAGGTGATCGAATTGATCTCAGGGCTGCATGCCGGCGGCCTCACGATCGTGCTGGTGACGCACGACGCCTCCGTGGCCCAGAACAGTGAACGCATCATCCAGATTCAGGATGGCCGCATCACTGCAGACCAGGCAACACGCAACGCTGCGTAG
- a CDS encoding MBL fold metallo-hydrolase, with protein MTALIGLPFPLAAAAGGAPLLLRQLFDAETGTFTYLLAEVASRQGVLIDSVYEQHPRDLSLIRELGIDLVASLDTHVHADHVTGSWRLQRATGCAIALAAVAGAENVTRPLRHGDLVSFGGRHLEVRATPGHTDGCLSFVLDDHSLAFTGDALLVRGCGRCDFQQGDASTLYHSITGQLLSLPDHCLLYPAHDYSGRAVSSVAEEKAYNARLGGEADERDFVGYMENLHLPHPNRIAVALPANLRCGRPADGGLEEAEDWAPIERSYAGLPELTAGWVAEHRQTLTLVDVRSEAEVQGPDGRIPGSLLIPLPDLQTRADEIPADRPTVLLCHSGSRSALATQQLLKKGLTRVANLHGGLRAWKAQGLPLEHPA; from the coding sequence ATGACCGCCTTGATTGGGCTTCCCTTTCCCCTGGCGGCCGCCGCCGGCGGTGCGCCGCTGCTGCTGCGGCAGCTCTTTGATGCCGAGACGGGCACCTTCACCTACCTGCTGGCGGAGGTGGCCTCCCGGCAGGGGGTGCTGATCGATTCGGTGTATGAGCAGCACCCCCGCGATCTTTCGTTGATCCGCGAACTGGGGATCGATCTGGTCGCCAGCCTCGACACCCACGTGCACGCCGACCACGTCACCGGCAGCTGGCGGCTGCAGCGGGCCACCGGCTGCGCCATCGCTCTGGCCGCCGTCGCCGGGGCTGAGAACGTGACCCGTCCCCTGCGCCACGGTGATTTGGTGAGCTTCGGCGGCCGCCACCTGGAGGTGCGCGCCACCCCCGGCCACACCGATGGCTGCCTCAGCTTCGTGCTCGATGACCACAGCCTGGCCTTCACCGGCGATGCCCTGCTGGTGCGCGGCTGCGGCCGCTGCGACTTTCAGCAGGGAGATGCCTCCACCCTCTACCACTCGATCACCGGGCAGCTCCTCTCCCTGCCCGATCACTGCCTGCTCTACCCGGCCCACGATTACAGCGGCAGGGCGGTGAGTTCGGTGGCCGAGGAGAAGGCCTACAACGCCCGGCTCGGTGGTGAGGCCGACGAGCGTGACTTCGTGGGCTACATGGAGAACCTGCACCTTCCCCACCCCAACCGAATCGCCGTGGCCCTGCCGGCCAACCTCCGCTGCGGCAGGCCCGCGGACGGTGGCCTGGAGGAAGCGGAGGACTGGGCACCGATTGAGCGCAGCTATGCCGGCCTGCCGGAGCTCACGGCCGGCTGGGTGGCCGAACACCGCCAGACCTTGACGCTGGTGGATGTGCGTTCCGAAGCGGAGGTGCAGGGCCCGGACGGTCGCATCCCAGGCAGCCTGCTGATTCCCCTGCCCGACTTGCAGACGCGAGCTGACGAGATTCCCGCGGATCGCCCCACGGTGCTGCTCTGCCACTCCGGCAGCCGCTCCGCCCTGGCCACTCAACAGCTGCTGAAGAAAGGGCTCACACGCGTGGCCAACCTGCACGGCGGCCTGCGGGCCTGGAAGGCGCAGGGGTTGCCGTTGGAGCATCCTGCATGA
- a CDS encoding type IV pilin-like G/H family protein, giving the protein MNRQLMITCVAMGCIAAPQAAEAQAQPNPDQNAALNAAARMTEGQRTYFQKNGAFRATVSSIQQDFGITLPASFDYAVRTTTEAAYSYVIPAQGSTVGQLNAYVGAAFLTPNQNPMITTIICRNLQPGQIRPADPQLVLGTLMPNPSGRLVQCGDGSMEVQASVVNE; this is encoded by the coding sequence ATGAATCGCCAGTTGATGATCACGTGCGTGGCCATGGGCTGCATAGCAGCCCCACAAGCAGCAGAGGCGCAGGCACAGCCCAATCCCGACCAGAACGCCGCACTCAATGCGGCCGCCAGGATGACGGAAGGGCAGCGCACTTACTTCCAGAAGAACGGAGCCTTCCGGGCCACCGTTTCCTCTATCCAGCAGGATTTCGGCATCACGCTTCCCGCCAGCTTCGACTATGCCGTGCGCACCACCACGGAAGCCGCCTATAGCTATGTGATACCCGCCCAGGGTTCAACAGTGGGACAGCTCAATGCCTATGTGGGAGCAGCTTTTCTCACACCCAATCAGAATCCCATGATCACCACGATCATCTGCAGAAACCTTCAACCAGGCCAGATCCGTCCGGCGGATCCACAGCTCGTGCTGGGCACCTTAATGCCGAATCCCAGCGGCAGGCTTGTGCAATGCGGCGACGGCTCCATGGAAGTGCAGGCTTCGGTGGTCAACGAGTAA
- a CDS encoding dienelactone hydrolase family protein, with product MPSMPSDSAGPQGLRRRDLLLGTLAAGFAAAVRPIAASTITTAAEGLTAGFVSIPVQGRSIPAYRARPAAGTNLPVVLVVQEIFGVHAYLQDVCRRLARLGYLAIAPSLFERQGDVTKLPDIAAILPVVATVPDAQVMADLDASVAWAASSGGGNISKLGITGFCWGGRITWLYAAHNPKLAAGVAWYGRLEGTRTPEQPFYPLDVAAKLKAPVLGLYGGKDDGIPLESVERMQAALKAAGSRSEIIVFPDAPHGFHADFRPTYRAADAADGWKRLLSWFKANGVA from the coding sequence ATGCCCTCGATGCCTTCGGATTCAGCCGGCCCGCAGGGCCTGCGCCGCCGTGATCTGCTGCTGGGCACTCTGGCGGCTGGCTTCGCGGCAGCGGTGCGGCCGATCGCGGCGTCCACGATCACCACGGCTGCAGAGGGCCTTACCGCCGGCTTCGTGTCGATTCCGGTGCAGGGCCGCTCCATCCCGGCCTACCGGGCCCGGCCGGCCGCAGGCACGAATCTGCCGGTGGTGCTGGTGGTGCAGGAGATCTTCGGGGTGCATGCCTATCTCCAGGACGTGTGCCGCCGCCTGGCGCGTCTGGGCTATCTGGCCATTGCCCCCAGCCTGTTCGAGCGCCAGGGGGATGTCACCAAGCTGCCCGATATCGCCGCGATCCTGCCGGTGGTGGCCACCGTGCCGGATGCCCAGGTGATGGCCGACCTCGATGCCAGCGTGGCCTGGGCAGCCAGCAGCGGCGGCGGCAACATCAGCAAGCTCGGCATCACCGGCTTCTGCTGGGGGGGGCGCATCACCTGGCTCTACGCCGCCCACAACCCGAAGCTCGCCGCCGGCGTGGCCTGGTATGGCCGCCTGGAGGGAACCCGCACTCCGGAGCAGCCCTTCTATCCCCTGGATGTGGCGGCCAAGCTCAAGGCGCCGGTGCTGGGTCTGTACGGCGGCAAGGATGACGGCATCCCGCTGGAATCTGTGGAGCGCATGCAAGCCGCCCTCAAGGCTGCCGGCAGCCGCAGCGAAATCATCGTGTTTCCCGACGCTCCCCATGGCTTCCATGCCGATTTCCGCCCCACTTACCGAGCGGCAGACGCAGCGGATGGCTGGAAGCGGCTGCTGAGCTGGTTCAAGGCCAACGGCGTGGCCTGA
- a CDS encoding YoaK family protein, translating into MPVNYVRGLTATVRTRRSNTHLGIGLAFVAGATNAGGFLAVQQYTSHMTGIVSSMAEAAIGGDWFVLSTGGVALAAFLIGAATTAILVNAARQHNLSSAYALPLLLEALLLLLFGTIGARLNEMHELFVPLTVVLLCFIMGLQNAVITKISHAEIRTTHVTGLVTDIGIEVGKLLLVNRPTHAVQPPVVVDRERLQLLLLLFSGFFSGGVVGAAGFRAIGFAATVPLALVVVALALIPVIDDLRRTA; encoded by the coding sequence ATGCCAGTTAACTATGTGCGCGGGCTCACGGCCACGGTTCGCACAAGGCGCAGCAATACCCACCTCGGCATCGGCCTGGCGTTCGTGGCCGGCGCCACCAATGCCGGTGGGTTTCTTGCCGTGCAGCAATACACGTCCCACATGACAGGGATCGTGTCGTCGATGGCGGAGGCGGCCATTGGTGGCGACTGGTTTGTGTTGAGCACAGGCGGCGTCGCCCTGGCTGCGTTCCTCATCGGTGCCGCAACAACGGCCATCCTGGTGAATGCGGCGCGGCAGCACAATCTGAGCAGCGCCTATGCACTGCCGCTGCTGCTGGAGGCGCTGTTGCTGCTGCTGTTCGGCACGATTGGCGCTCGCCTCAATGAGATGCATGAGCTGTTCGTGCCACTCACTGTGGTGTTGCTCTGCTTCATCATGGGCCTGCAGAATGCGGTGATCACCAAGATTTCGCATGCTGAGATCCGCACCACCCATGTCACCGGGCTGGTGACGGATATCGGCATCGAAGTGGGCAAGCTGCTGCTGGTGAATCGGCCCACACACGCAGTTCAGCCGCCTGTGGTGGTAGACCGTGAACGCCTGCAGCTGCTGCTGCTGCTCTTCTCCGGCTTCTTCAGCGGGGGCGTGGTGGGCGCGGCCGGCTTTCGTGCCATCGGCTTCGCCGCCACGGTTCCTCTGGCTCTGGTGGTGGTAGCGCTGGCCTTGATCCCGGTGATCGACGACCTGCGCCGCACCGCCTAA
- a CDS encoding helix-turn-helix domain-containing protein, giving the protein MQSGHSGIHTPLTVLESQAVALDDPAALLERVAQTMPLLGFLEGPQCSGFYHRSGVMQLGEATVSCSRHAPIEIGFGDCAFSTLILPLSGNAQVRTDGQRLSLQGGSMAAYLPGAAFTASTDTFEEVMICLDRRRLAETASALVGQLGNTSSFVPQFQNTLLVDGSGISPQADLLNHLHLALRLVEAPLLQSVGGIKAAQLEDLVYRLVAAILCPAAAQGTEQSLPHASGDQIFAELLEWIEAHLHTAITPTELSRRSCYSVRNLQYLFQDRFCCSPMQWVKQRRLHAVHRELLHNQSADTVATIARRYGFIHLSSFAASFKRTFGVSPSSVLRHSRSAAYPPVDAGMMIPKP; this is encoded by the coding sequence GTGCAAAGCGGGCACTCCGGCATTCACACACCTCTGACGGTGCTGGAGTCGCAGGCTGTGGCCCTCGACGACCCGGCCGCCCTGCTGGAACGTGTGGCGCAGACCATGCCACTTCTGGGCTTCCTGGAAGGTCCACAGTGTTCAGGCTTCTACCACCGCAGTGGAGTGATGCAGCTGGGAGAGGCAACGGTCTCCTGCAGCCGCCACGCACCGATTGAAATCGGCTTCGGCGACTGTGCCTTCTCCACCCTGATCCTGCCGTTGTCTGGCAATGCTCAGGTGCGCACGGATGGGCAGCGGCTCTCGCTCCAGGGTGGGTCGATGGCGGCTTACCTGCCTGGAGCCGCCTTCACCGCCAGCACCGACACCTTCGAGGAGGTGATGATCTGCCTGGACCGCCGGCGACTGGCTGAGACCGCCTCTGCCCTGGTGGGACAGCTTGGCAACACCAGCAGCTTTGTGCCTCAGTTCCAGAACACGCTGCTGGTGGATGGCAGCGGCATCTCCCCGCAGGCGGATCTCCTCAACCACCTGCACCTGGCCTTGCGCCTGGTGGAGGCCCCATTGCTTCAGTCGGTGGGTGGCATCAAGGCGGCGCAGCTGGAAGATCTGGTGTACCGATTGGTTGCCGCCATCCTGTGCCCAGCCGCCGCCCAAGGGACTGAGCAATCTCTCCCCCACGCCAGCGGAGATCAGATCTTTGCAGAACTGCTGGAGTGGATCGAAGCCCATCTGCACACCGCGATCACGCCCACCGAACTCAGCCGCCGTAGTTGCTATTCCGTGCGCAATCTCCAGTATCTGTTTCAAGACAGATTTTGCTGCAGCCCCATGCAATGGGTGAAGCAGCGGCGGTTGCATGCCGTGCACCGCGAGCTGCTCCACAACCAGTCGGCAGACACGGTGGCCACCATTGCCCGCCGCTATGGCTTCATTCACCTCTCCTCCTTTGCAGCCAGCTTCAAACGCACCTTTGGTGTGTCGCCGTCGTCCGTTCTGCGCCATTCCCGTAGCGCCGCCTATCCTCCTGTTGACGCAGGCATGATGATCCCTAAGCCGTAA